A region of the Mangifera indica cultivar Alphonso chromosome 10, CATAS_Mindica_2.1, whole genome shotgun sequence genome:
acTTGATATTATGACCTTTTTAGACAATAGTTATCGGCAAGCACCACAACCACCATAAGCAAATGTAAATCACACATGAATCTCAAGTAAACACTTCCAACGCACATAAAGCTCAACTAAACAATTTCCAACTCAACCACAacacaaaacatcaatttaataatttctagaATTCACTTGGTCACCACATAACTTAATTAAGCATTCTGAATCCACCGAATAATGTAACTTTTACTTTATAGCCACCCAAATCCTAAATCCATAACATGCATAAaggaaactatatatatatatatatatatatatatatatatatatatatatatatatatattttgagagaTTTCCACCAATCCATGCTACTCTTTTTTTTCAAGGATTCACAATAGATaccataaaatttcacaaaactataaataaaatttatacccaaaaatcataaaaaaagaaaagtttatttCCACTCACTGATTTGGGTTGACTTCAATCTGGTGTTGAAATCTCTTGCTATTTCTCCGCCTTCTTCACCTAATCAAACCAATTTGAAACACCATAGtcagaattttgaaaatgcctaatttgaacaaatataacaaaccctaaaattttttgaataaaaatgaaataccctattccattttttctataaatcccttttctcttcctttccctttccttctttttctttcttttcttttctttcttcccttctcttcttcccctttctttctctgttttctccTGTCTGCGCTCTGTTTCTTATCTTCTTGCTGAAGAAGAAAGGGCTACTGACTTttattagcaaataaaaggaaaatttccaCTTAACCCCCATATATGTGCAAGATTTTGTATAGCCCCCTTAAGTTTCACCTATAACCAAGATTTGGGTATTTCAAAGCTTCTACTGGACACTTCAATTAAACTGCTGATTGAAAAGATGTTGTACTTTACCCTAActtgtttcttctttcttctactTCTTCTCTCTTCAAAGTGTCATAGTTTTTTATATAGATCGAACAGTGTTCTAGAGTTTAGGCCTAATTAGTTAAAGTAGTTATGTTTCAACAGAGCTGATTTAGATAGCCAGCTGGCAGCTGATTTGTTGTATAAATTCTATGTAAAAACCTAAACTGATTAAGGAAAAAGTGTGGAGGAATATTCAGTATCTGGTGTATTCTTCCGttcaattacttttttttttttcatttcttgtttgGCTACTTTGATTTCTGCTAATTTTTCGAATCTTCCAATATGAAATTGGCAATCTTCATAGCCTTGAGCAGTTGAATCTTGCACATAACCACCTAGTTGGCCTTGTCCCAGCTACTCTGATTCAACGTTTCAACAATGCAAGCACTTTCATTGAACGGCAATCAAAACACTggaattattccatcaattgcAAAGCTTCCAAACTTTGAGCGTCTTTACTTGTGGAGAAATAATTTCAGTGGGCCATTTCTCGATTTCATCACAAATGCTTCCAAGCTTTCCAAGATagatatttcatttaactcAATCGCAGGCTTCATTCCTGGTACAATTGGTAATCTAAAATTTCTTGAGATActagatttaaaatataattacttcATAGCTACTCCAATTTTGAGTTTTCTTTCCAATTTGACAAATTGTAAGAGTCTAAAAGTTCTAATTTTAGGCGAAAATCCACTGAATAGCCTCCTTCCAAGGTTCCATAGggaatctttctattttgttggaatatttttatttaaattattgcaACATTAGTGGAAAATTTCCCAAAGAAGTCGGAAGCTTGAAAAActacaattacaaaataatgaattaactAGACCAATTCCAGTTACCATGGATGGATTGCAGAATCTCTAAGGTTTGtatcttcaaaataaaaatttgaaagactcatccctaaatttttttgtcatttaaatgaAATTGATGAGTTGAGTTTAAAGGGAAACAAGTTTTATGGAGCCATACCTGCATGTATTGGCAATCTCACTACATTGAGAAAATGGTTTTTGAGTTCAAACAGGTTAACTTCTTCTATACCCTCAACTTTGTGGAGCCTACAAGATATCTTGTACTTagaatttttcatcaaattttcttGACGGTATTTTCCATTAGATATTGGAAACCTTAATGTTGCTATAGCTTTAGATTTGTCAAGGAATCTATTTTTAGGAGAGATTCCAATTACTATTGGAAGCCTAGAAAATCTACAATCTCTCTCCTTGGGATACAACAAATTGCAAGGCTCCATTCCAAGAACATTTGGCAACATGAAAAGCTTCGAATTATTGGATTTGTCTAGAAACAACCTTTCTAGATAGATTCCCAAGTCTTTGGAGGCACTTTTGTAcctcaaatatctaaatttatctttcaatcaACTAAGTGGCGAAATTTCTAAAGGAGGGTCCTTCAAAAATTTCTCAGCTAAATTGTTTATGGGGAATCTTACATTGTGTAGAAGTTCCTCAAATGTGCAAGTTCCACCATGCAAAAAGAGCAATCATCGAAAATTAAGGGTTAAAATGGTTTTCTTGTCGATTCTTTTGCCAACAAGCATCACAATCGCTTTAGTTGTCCTAGTTCTTATGATGCGGGAAAAGAGAACAAGGCCATCTACCAATATTGATATCTTTCAAGGAGGGACATGGAGAAGAATTTCTTACCTAGAACTTGTGAAAGCAACAAATGGCAACACCTAGAGATATGGAACtatcaacttattttatttaaatgattgagttttgtttttttctattcaaGAGGCTTAACTTTAAGaatttaatgttaaaagaattaaaattttaaaatttttctatagagaaaaccaaatttcagtatttcctattaaaaatattaaaaaacacaattaaaattgttttgttttgttttcttttgaaaacaaaGTCCTTAGTTtggtattttaataaaaaaaaagtaaaagtttaGCCATTCAatggaaaaatttgaaaatttgatttcttcaataggaaaaaattgaaacttcaattacattagttaaaaaaatacaaaattcagTTCCTTCAAAAAAATTTAGGTGATGGCTCGATACCTCCATTTgttgttatctttttttatcaaaacttcgatttgttattgtttatatgtGTAGCAATGAAAGTGCACGTACATGATTACTATAATCAGAATatggaagagaagaaaaggtGTCTAGACAAGGAGATGTGTACAACTATGGTATCATGCTAATGGACACATTTACCAAGAAGAAGCCAACAAATGAAATGTTTATAGAAGAAATGAGCTTAAGGAGGTGGGTTGGTGTATCATTATGCAGTACAGTGGTGCAAGTGGTGGACATAAATTTGCATACAAGAGATGATGAACATTTCTCAAGCAAGGAAGAATGTGTATCATCTATCTTGAGCTTAGCTATGGAGTGTACAAGAGAATCACCTTTAGAGAGGCTCACTATGAAAGAAGTAGTGACAAGACTCATCAAAATTGAAGCCTAACTGTAGGAATCAGGACAAGAAAAGTCAGAAGGATTTTGAATTTAGGCTAACTAAGTTctattttcaatgaaataaaactgTAATCTAGTTGATCAGCCACATACCTTTAAACATTTCTTTTGTCTATgcaatattatttaactatggATAATTGCTTTTGATTTGCTGAGAGAATTAGAAGAACTGGCTAGCCAATGACCCATCAATAAGCCAGCTTAAGTTTAGCAACCTTCTACATCTGCCATAAGTTTAATGGCAAGGTCATGCATGTTATAAGGCCAACTTTGATTAAAATGAAGTGCTTGTaatgaatttgtaaatttgatgGATCTTAATGTAGTAATGATAAAGTAAGGGGGTTTGAAATTTTCCTACTTTTACTAGAGATGAATCATagtatcaattattattattaaatttcatttttttagctAATTAATATGACTTAACATCTATATCATTCCTTTATAGTACAATATTGTATTGTTTATTCATCCAtactatataattgaatattattttatttttaatttaaaattattcaattaaatagtGATCATAATTTTTGATACTTAGATTGGTCCgtgaaaaaaattgattttaaaaaggttatcaaatttttaattgaattttcaaaaataaactattaatatGTCTAGTTTTATTTTGCCAAATTtcgtatttttataatttctatgGAATTTGTTAAAGTTTCTAGAGTTGAGATGTTGTTTGAATATAGTAGCTGGAATAGAGCCAATTAGGTGGTTAAATCCAAGATCCAAAAGCTCATGATTATGAAGATTACCAAATTTATAAGTATCTCACCTAAAAATATGATAGCTCAATTAGTGAATtggattataaaaaaatgaaattattccATAATATCATAATGTTTTTAGAGAGGTTTATCATTTATCTATCAATTTGTTTGAGTCTAGGTATAGATGCtcgattaaattcaaatttcctAAGTTCTTTTGGAACATGATTTTCGAGATGGTTATTCGTCAACACATCACTACAAAACGAAAGGgctaaaataaaagaaaattaattgttaaaaagttttaataacgaaaaaaatCTCGTTATTATAGCTTTCACCGTTAAAAGTATtaacgataaaaaaaaaaaaccttattgttaatataaataacaaaaggTATAAGTCTTGTTGtcaaaaatagtaatattaacaataaatatcttcgtcgttataacaatatttacttggtactatacataatattaacGATAAATATTTTCgtgttaaaacaatatttatcatTCACTAAATATAACATCAACTATGAATGTCTTTGTTGtcctaatattatttattagtcataaaacataatatcaataataaatatctctatcgttataataatatttatctataactaaatataatattaatgatgaataTCTTCATCGTTATAACAatactaacaataaaattttaattctcaaaatATGATCATTGACATTGATTATGTTCTAATCACAATAATCTCAAAATCCCCATATGAtccataattataaaatattagaaaaaaaactataaatttcttattataatattcCTCCCATgtaatcaaaactaaaaagttgttataagtaatataagaaTCAATGTATCACGTACAATCAATTGTTTCATAATTCACTTATTATGATATTTCCCTGGAATATGACAAATATAAGGAAAAACAGATCCTCCAAAATCACTACGATATAGTCAGAAGAAGAAAATCCATGAGCTTATGGAAGTAAAACTGAAGTTCTACATGTTTATGGGAAATCCCAAGCCaaaagcatttaaaaaaaacatagcaATAAATTATCTCCAAACTGAAAAGAGACTTCTAAGTTGCTAAGTAAGAAGTTCAAAAGTTTCACTTACAGAACTAGGAACTCCTCTTgatatttttcagtttaatcCCCCATGTACTCAAAAGAAATTTTAGTTtcggccaaaaaaaaaaattacccatGATTATGCAACATAGAAAtagcagaaaagaaaaaggtctAAAATAGAAAACCTTTACGGACTTTTGAAACTCATAGGATCATCAGAGATGGCCGCAATCATAGATTCCTCTCCTTCAAAGATAAGGGCAGGACCTGAAAAGAAAGTTCTTTTAACCATTATCTTACGGACAATGGACTAAATATAACTAAACAACATTGCAATAAACAGGACTTAAAAAAAATCTGTAAGAAAGCACAGAAAATAACGCCAGAGAAGTATAGTCCTTCTTTTTCAGTAATTTTTACTACAGAACCCTGTGGTGCGACATTTCCATATTATATTTGGAGGTGGCCTGTTTTCTTGATGGGGTTTGGCAGTGGTCCTATTATGTCCtgaaaacaaaagcaatataGAGTCATTTAACATACTAAAGCTAGCAAGATAAAGATCACAAAAATCCACTTTCTACATCGAAATCACACCAGAAAAACCCAACAACACTATCCCTCGCCCTtcctaaaaaaattgaagacgTCTTCTTCTCGACGATGGCGAGCATGATGTTGGTAGCAGCAGAGGAGGAGCTGGTGGAAGGTGATGACATGGACATAATTCGAGAGagtgaaatcataaatttaaaggaGAAGACTGACGAAGAAGCTAAAGATGGAGAGCGTTTGGACTCGcaggattatttattttttattaacttttaatttattttcttattagcgaagtaaattaaacaaacttaataaataataataaagtagtatcatatacataaataatagtAGGGATAACATCTTCTATTGGAGTGTGACATACGGGACACTTTCCA
Encoded here:
- the LOC123226807 gene encoding putative receptor-like protein kinase At3g47110 → MQALSLNGNQNTGIIPSIAKLPNFERLYLWRNNFSGPFLDFITNASKLSKIDISFNSIAGFIPGTIEYGREEKVSRQGDVYNYGIMLMDTFTKKKPTNEMFIEEMSLRRWVGVSLCSTVVQVVDINLHTRDDEHFSSKEECVSSILSLAMECTRESPLERLTMKEVVTRLIKIEA